One Cloacibacillus sp. DNA segment encodes these proteins:
- a CDS encoding fumarate hydratase C-terminal domain-containing protein, giving the protein MQVKMPVDDAVINQLHIYDMVEISGPIFTGRDAVLPKVVACIKDGSCEARGIFLQGTAVFHTAVSPAGIGPTSSNKLDIEGSIPELSAAGVKMHIGKGSLKKETVEALKDNNSIFLVTPPNTALLTATMQKTRVVAFPEEGMEALYEVEVKNFPAIVAIAHGESIYDKQK; this is encoded by the coding sequence ATGCAGGTTAAGATGCCAGTCGACGACGCGGTAATAAATCAATTGCATATTTACGATATGGTAGAAATATCGGGCCCTATATTCACAGGCCGTGACGCGGTGCTGCCTAAAGTAGTGGCCTGCATCAAGGATGGCAGCTGTGAGGCGCGCGGTATCTTTCTTCAGGGGACAGCGGTATTCCATACGGCTGTAAGCCCCGCGGGCATTGGCCCCACGTCTAGTAACAAGCTTGATATTGAAGGCAGCATTCCGGAACTTTCGGCGGCCGGAGTAAAAATGCATATAGGCAAAGGCAGCCTCAAAAAAGAAACGGTCGAAGCATTGAAAGATAACAATTCGATTTTTTTGGTGACGCCTCCCAACACGGCGCTTCTTACGGCGACTATGCAGAAGACGCGCGTAGTCGCCTTTCCCGAAGAGGGGATGGAGGCGCTGTACGAGGTAGAGGTCAAAAACTTTCCGGCTATCGTGGCGATCGCTCACGGCGAGTCGATTTACGATAAGCAGAAATAG
- a CDS encoding 4Fe-4S binding protein: protein MIKVDVSKCVGCKACEQVCPSAAIMVADKKASVNSNCVHCVTCIKYCKFGALSTDVVAEDPLLCRNCGVKCRIPEGKLGACKRFRNEKGALAIVRPLQIPTNTAPDPEKIAIMKPVVSAVGAGAAYPDYKPAPYIVTEKRDDFDVVTVVTEAPVSYSSMMVKIDTNAHIGDEGALVRRSGRVVGIVTTEQYGSHILILGGVNKVKGPDGMYVVKTMAELGNKEKVTLTVDNGCSLELQVGEHPVINGEVDDKMRVGCGGACCGLFARSLAPLIDEAIILDHHITGLFTQHPAGAEQKPYSGVTPVGRLATNGRYFFEHGDGWGGTNINDPVEAIKDIDMSIAKAGMKILVAETTWRKIALFEVTADGKPVPLEIPAELESFRKMAADCCEDSRVSAMYYAGVGGSARAGVTVDPIQITKAVHRGDANLTIAGAPTYLMPGGGITFLADVEKMIDHPFNYTASPAVLAPIEYTMTVENYTKIKGHIHAMRTKDEVTEEKRYELTKLKD from the coding sequence ATGATCAAGGTTGATGTCAGCAAATGTGTTGGATGCAAGGCTTGTGAGCAGGTGTGCCCCTCTGCTGCGATAATGGTGGCGGATAAAAAGGCGTCGGTAAACAGCAACTGCGTCCATTGTGTCACATGTATCAAATACTGTAAGTTCGGCGCCCTATCAACGGATGTCGTGGCCGAGGACCCGCTGCTTTGCCGTAACTGCGGCGTTAAATGCCGTATCCCAGAGGGAAAACTGGGCGCATGCAAGAGATTTCGCAATGAAAAAGGCGCACTTGCGATAGTAAGGCCGCTTCAAATACCCACCAACACCGCGCCAGATCCTGAGAAAATTGCCATAATGAAGCCGGTAGTGTCAGCTGTAGGAGCTGGCGCTGCCTATCCCGACTACAAGCCCGCCCCATACATCGTTACCGAAAAACGTGATGATTTTGACGTTGTGACCGTCGTTACAGAAGCGCCGGTATCATACAGCTCTATGATGGTCAAAATCGACACAAATGCCCATATTGGAGACGAAGGAGCGCTTGTGCGCCGTAGTGGGAGAGTGGTAGGCATAGTTACCACAGAACAGTATGGCTCGCATATATTGATTCTCGGCGGCGTCAACAAAGTCAAAGGCCCCGACGGCATGTATGTGGTAAAAACTATGGCCGAGCTTGGCAATAAAGAAAAAGTTACGCTTACCGTTGACAACGGTTGCTCACTTGAGCTGCAGGTCGGAGAGCACCCGGTGATAAACGGCGAAGTTGACGACAAAATGCGTGTCGGATGCGGAGGCGCCTGCTGCGGTCTGTTCGCGCGTTCTCTTGCGCCGCTTATAGACGAGGCCATCATCCTTGATCACCATATAACAGGCCTCTTCACGCAGCATCCCGCCGGAGCGGAGCAGAAGCCATACAGCGGCGTCACGCCCGTTGGACGTCTTGCCACGAACGGCCGTTATTTCTTTGAGCACGGCGACGGCTGGGGCGGAACAAATATAAACGACCCAGTAGAAGCGATCAAAGATATAGACATGAGCATTGCGAAGGCCGGTATGAAGATACTAGTTGCGGAGACGACGTGGCGTAAGATAGCGCTATTTGAGGTGACGGCTGACGGTAAACCTGTTCCCCTTGAGATCCCCGCAGAATTGGAGAGCTTCCGCAAAATGGCGGCCGACTGTTGCGAAGACAGCCGTGTCTCCGCTATGTACTACGCCGGAGTGGGCGGGAGCGCAAGAGCCGGTGTGACAGTGGACCCCATCCAGATCACAAAGGCCGTACACAGAGGCGACGCGAACCTGACTATTGCGGGCGCTCCCACATACCTCATGCCGGGCGGCGGCATAACATTCCTTGCCGACGTAGAAAAAATGATAGACCACCCCTTCAACTACACAGCGTCGCCTGCGGTGCTGGCTCCCATCGAATATACGATGACTGTCGAAAACTACACCAAAATCAAAGGCCACATCCATGCCATGCGAACGAAAGATGAAGTGACAGAGGAAAAAAGATACGAACTCACCAAACTTAAGGACTAA
- the citD gene encoding citrate lyase acyl carrier protein — MNTSQAGTLESMDCLVTLTEAQAGSGVKIEITGASAVRFKSAMEKKIKETLETLGVRDIDVRVQDNGALDIVLGARVEAAHARLTGGKK; from the coding sequence ATGAACACCTCACAGGCGGGAACGCTTGAATCAATGGACTGCCTCGTAACTCTGACAGAGGCGCAGGCCGGTTCCGGCGTAAAGATAGAGATAACAGGAGCAAGCGCCGTCCGTTTCAAAAGCGCTATGGAAAAGAAAATAAAAGAAACTTTGGAAACTCTCGGAGTACGTGACATCGACGTGCGGGTGCAGGACAATGGAGCGCTCGACATAGTTCTCGGCGCCCGCGTAGAAGCGGCGCACGCAAGACTTACGGGAGGCAAAAAATAA
- a CDS encoding methylaspartate ammonia-lyase: MKVKKVICSKALTGFYMDDKEAIKAGAKADGFIYKGEPITPGFKTIRQPGVAISVIFVLEDGHIVYGDCAVAQYAASCGREVPNTPESLIKMIEKYVVPYFEGMDIKEFKSTAEIFDRYEFEGERLPASIRYGVTQAVLEAVAYEQKLTMCEVILKEYNLPVDLTPVRINAQSGDERYTNVDKMILKKVGMMPHGLINNVEEKLGKDGQIFLDWVKWVTARISEIGESDYKPVMRYDVYGCMGKAFDNDLDKVGEYLIKVAEACAPYEVFVEMPIDMKSNEKQLEAMKYLRSYLDKAGCRLKLIIDEYANTYEEIVEWVDAKGADMVQVKTIDLGGINNIVEADLYCKKHGVLAYQGGTCNQTDKAAIVCANLAVATKPFAMAGTPGMGVDEGVMIVSNEQERLLAILKAKQEGKI, translated from the coding sequence ATGAAAGTTAAAAAGGTAATATGTTCCAAAGCGCTGACAGGGTTTTACATGGACGACAAAGAGGCTATCAAAGCCGGAGCCAAAGCTGACGGTTTTATCTATAAAGGTGAGCCGATAACCCCGGGGTTCAAAACTATCAGACAGCCCGGTGTCGCTATCTCCGTCATTTTTGTGCTTGAAGACGGACATATCGTCTACGGCGACTGCGCCGTCGCGCAGTATGCCGCAAGCTGCGGCCGCGAAGTGCCCAATACACCGGAATCCCTCATTAAAATGATAGAAAAATATGTAGTGCCTTATTTTGAAGGGATGGATATCAAGGAATTTAAGTCTACAGCCGAAATATTTGACCGCTATGAGTTTGAAGGGGAACGCCTTCCCGCCTCCATCCGCTACGGTGTCACTCAAGCGGTGCTTGAAGCTGTCGCGTACGAACAGAAGCTTACCATGTGCGAAGTGATATTAAAGGAATACAACCTCCCTGTCGACCTGACGCCAGTCCGCATCAACGCGCAGTCAGGCGACGAGCGTTATACGAACGTGGACAAGATGATTCTCAAAAAGGTCGGTATGATGCCCCACGGACTTATAAACAACGTCGAAGAGAAGCTTGGCAAAGACGGCCAGATATTCCTTGACTGGGTCAAATGGGTCACCGCTCGTATTTCCGAGATCGGCGAATCTGATTACAAGCCTGTCATGCGTTACGACGTCTACGGCTGCATGGGCAAGGCCTTCGATAATGACCTCGACAAAGTAGGGGAATATCTCATCAAAGTGGCAGAAGCGTGCGCGCCGTATGAAGTCTTCGTCGAAATGCCCATAGACATGAAGTCAAACGAGAAGCAGCTCGAAGCTATGAAATATCTGCGCAGCTATCTTGACAAGGCCGGATGCAGGCTGAAGCTGATCATTGACGAATATGCTAACACCTACGAAGAAATTGTTGAGTGGGTCGACGCAAAGGGCGCCGACATGGTCCAGGTGAAGACGATAGACTTGGGCGGAATCAACAACATAGTAGAGGCGGACCTCTACTGCAAAAAGCACGGTGTCCTTGCCTACCAGGGCGGTACCTGCAACCAGACAGACAAAGCAGCCATCGTCTGCGCAAACCTTGCTGTAGCTACGAAGCCATTTGCTATGGCGGGCACTCCCGGCATGGGCGTCGATGAAGGCGTTATGATCGTCAGCAACGAGCAGGAAAGACTGCTTGCCATCCTCAAAGCAAAACAGGAAGGCAAAATCTAG
- a CDS encoding fumarate hydratase, with the protein MIEYKDIVEKTAQTLVKASTVFRPDQIAAYKKAADREESPHAKWVLNNILENADIAESKILPLCDDTGIPHLFVEVGDECGVPAGFYKALEEGVAKGLRELPGRPMAVMGDDAARISQSGGLSDDSGALAMAPVQTRQVAGKDIRLTLMMYGGGPEIRGKTLRVFHKHSVDTVINEMVAWATEGAKLLGCLPCVLAFGIGRSNYEAAALGMEAMAKGNFLVQSEMERRITDAVNESGYGALGLGGKTTVLGTFVKVGPQRASGIRVVSMRLGCCFDPRRAECIF; encoded by the coding sequence ATGATCGAATATAAAGACATAGTTGAAAAGACGGCACAAACACTTGTAAAGGCGAGCACAGTCTTTCGCCCAGATCAGATTGCAGCTTATAAAAAGGCTGCAGATCGCGAAGAGAGTCCGCATGCAAAGTGGGTGTTGAATAATATCCTTGAAAACGCGGATATCGCGGAGAGTAAAATACTCCCCCTTTGTGACGACACTGGCATCCCACATCTTTTTGTAGAGGTGGGCGACGAGTGCGGCGTCCCCGCAGGTTTTTATAAGGCTCTTGAAGAAGGCGTCGCGAAGGGGCTGCGTGAGCTTCCTGGGCGTCCTATGGCCGTAATGGGAGATGATGCTGCACGTATCAGTCAAAGCGGCGGGCTTTCAGACGATTCCGGCGCGCTTGCAATGGCGCCTGTGCAGACAAGACAGGTTGCTGGAAAAGATATCCGCCTGACCCTGATGATGTACGGCGGCGGTCCTGAAATCAGGGGAAAAACGCTTCGCGTTTTCCATAAACATTCGGTAGATACCGTAATAAATGAAATGGTCGCATGGGCGACGGAAGGCGCTAAACTGCTGGGCTGCCTGCCCTGCGTGCTTGCCTTTGGGATCGGACGCTCAAATTATGAAGCGGCCGCGCTTGGGATGGAAGCCATGGCCAAGGGCAACTTCCTCGTGCAGTCTGAGATGGAAAGACGCATTACAGATGCGGTGAACGAGTCCGGCTACGGAGCATTGGGACTTGGCGGAAAGACGACGGTCCTGGGGACGTTCGTAAAGGTAGGTCCCCAGAGAGCCAGCGGTATAAGGGTAGTATCAATGAGGCTCGGCTGCTGTTTTGACCCGCGCCGCGCGGAATGCATATTTTAG
- a CDS encoding IclR family transcriptional regulator, with amino-acid sequence MSEKQQETGTQAIQRALAILNCFTRGTEDLSLTEISKLVQIPYSTASRIAGVLEQESFLIRDKHTKRYSLGRRVYSLGYCAKQNDFLRKVIYPYLVKLRDEFGETALIYIREGDYRICFEKVPAFHNFKFSPTVGSKYVLWAGAGGRGFLAFASPEEQDSFIKDSHSLTNFTTTDKSKLMRMLYNLCKTGYNYCINEYQEGFSSIAGPVVDSSHQILCTIAVTGPSARFSESIVAGLKERIPEYCAEISSTFGWNEAHEESDILFRSPSLEHIVANMGE; translated from the coding sequence ATGAGCGAGAAACAACAGGAAACTGGAACCCAGGCTATACAGCGCGCCCTTGCGATACTAAACTGCTTCACAAGAGGAACTGAGGATCTCTCTCTTACTGAGATATCGAAACTGGTACAGATCCCATATTCCACCGCGTCGCGCATCGCCGGGGTCCTAGAACAGGAATCTTTTCTGATCCGTGATAAGCACACAAAACGCTACAGTCTTGGCCGACGCGTTTATAGCCTTGGATACTGCGCGAAACAGAATGATTTTTTGAGGAAGGTCATCTATCCGTATCTCGTAAAATTAAGAGATGAGTTTGGGGAGACTGCCCTGATTTATATCAGGGAGGGCGACTACCGAATTTGTTTCGAAAAGGTGCCAGCTTTTCACAATTTTAAATTTTCTCCTACGGTTGGGTCAAAATATGTTCTATGGGCCGGCGCAGGCGGCAGAGGCTTTTTAGCCTTCGCGTCTCCGGAGGAGCAGGATTCTTTCATAAAAGACTCCCATAGTCTGACAAACTTTACAACAACGGATAAATCGAAACTTATGAGAATGCTCTACAATCTGTGCAAAACAGGCTACAACTACTGCATAAATGAATACCAGGAGGGATTCTCCTCCATCGCCGGCCCAGTCGTGGACAGCAGCCACCAGATACTATGCACAATAGCCGTAACTGGTCCTAGCGCCCGTTTCAGCGAATCAATAGTTGCTGGGTTAAAAGAACGCATCCCCGAATATTGCGCTGAAATTTCGTCGACCTTCGGATGGAACGAAGCACATGAGGAATCGGATATTTTGTTCCGAAGCCCGTCGTTGGAGCATATCGTGGCAAATATGGGAGAGTAA
- a CDS encoding TAXI family TRAP transporter solute-binding subunit has protein sequence MKKFFTVLALVAVIFSAAGSFCSSAQAAQKLELAICGGSIGGAWAAIGEGVGEVVRRSYPGSNTAYEVGQEAANLALVSRGKIQLGIAHAQLIKMATDGKDPFKKKIGNLRALCVLYNGALEHFIIKADTGLKSFADIKTKKYPLKAYFNTKDSFMDIVGKKVIEAEGITPADIEKMGGYTKNSSMGAALDLMRDGKIDAYSNVIQVPASHVVDAGTTLKLNLLGMTPAAQKKVNAELGTYSTVIPKKAYNFLKNDVPTVGATVILFTNSDLPDDEAYAILKSIKDNFPYFCNIHSSLKGLKFAELKDTAPVPLHPGAVKFFNENK, from the coding sequence ATGAAAAAGTTTTTTACGGTACTGGCTTTAGTGGCGGTAATCTTCTCAGCGGCAGGTTCTTTTTGCTCTTCTGCACAGGCGGCTCAGAAGCTTGAGCTGGCAATATGCGGCGGTTCTATAGGCGGCGCATGGGCGGCAATCGGCGAGGGGGTCGGCGAAGTTGTCAGGCGTAGTTATCCAGGATCAAACACTGCCTATGAAGTAGGTCAGGAAGCCGCCAACCTCGCGCTCGTATCGCGCGGTAAAATTCAGCTTGGCATAGCCCACGCCCAGCTTATTAAAATGGCTACGGACGGAAAAGATCCTTTTAAGAAAAAGATCGGGAACCTTCGCGCGCTTTGTGTTCTCTACAACGGAGCCCTAGAGCATTTCATCATCAAGGCGGATACAGGCCTAAAGAGCTTTGCCGATATCAAAACAAAAAAATATCCCCTCAAGGCCTACTTCAACACCAAAGATTCTTTTATGGATATCGTTGGCAAGAAAGTTATTGAAGCAGAGGGCATCACACCTGCCGATATTGAAAAAATGGGCGGCTATACAAAGAACAGCTCTATGGGCGCAGCTCTTGATCTTATGAGAGACGGCAAGATCGATGCATATAGCAATGTCATCCAGGTGCCTGCCAGCCACGTCGTAGATGCGGGGACCACCCTTAAATTGAATCTGCTTGGTATGACGCCGGCGGCACAGAAAAAGGTGAATGCGGAACTTGGCACCTATTCTACCGTGATTCCCAAAAAAGCCTATAATTTCCTTAAAAACGACGTTCCCACAGTTGGAGCCACAGTCATTCTGTTTACAAATTCCGATCTCCCAGACGACGAAGCCTATGCCATCCTAAAATCTATCAAAGACAACTTCCCCTATTTCTGCAATATCCACAGCTCACTTAAAGGTCTGAAATTTGCAGAGCTCAAAGATACCGCGCCCGTTCCGCTTCACCCTGGCGCAGTCAAGTTCTTTAACGAGAATAAGTAA
- the citF gene encoding citrate lyase subunit alpha has product MTINAVGREIPDFIEGYGKVKHYQGAFARKPEGRIAGPVLRCTGSDITDKRVSSIKEAIKASGLKSGMTVSFHHHLRNGDYVVNMVLDACAEMGIKGLTLFPTALFGVHKKVIDHIKSGVVSRIMGSVNGPIGQLISEGGMEVPVVLRSHGGRPRAVMAGDVHIDVAFIAAPTADKYGNMCGTLGKSACGSLGYAFTDADYADKVVVITDNLVQFPAAPVSISQTKADLVVEVPSIGDPAGIVSGTTKVTRDPLRLLISSYASKLIEASPYFTDGISFQTGAGGIPLAVTAFMKEAMIKKGIKGSFGLGGITGYFVELLKEGLVDKLMDVQSFDLDAVRSIGENPNHIEISADWYANPWNCGAAVNMLDVVILGATEVDTDFNANVNTEADGALLHGTGGHQDTAAGAKLTIIAQPLLRGRIPCVTDKVYNVTTPGEVVDAIVTEYGVTLNPRRKDLADAVCGLKGLPIVPMEELAARAKKMSGPTDPVSTTDRIIGVVEWRDGTVIDVVRQLKK; this is encoded by the coding sequence ATGACGATCAACGCAGTAGGCCGTGAAATACCGGACTTCATAGAGGGATACGGCAAAGTAAAACACTACCAGGGCGCCTTCGCAAGAAAACCTGAAGGCCGTATAGCGGGCCCCGTCCTTCGCTGCACAGGCAGCGACATAACAGACAAACGCGTCTCCTCAATCAAAGAGGCCATAAAAGCCTCCGGCCTGAAGAGCGGCATGACAGTCTCCTTCCATCACCACCTTAGAAACGGAGACTACGTAGTAAACATGGTCCTCGACGCCTGCGCCGAAATGGGAATAAAAGGACTCACCCTCTTCCCCACAGCGCTCTTTGGAGTCCACAAAAAAGTCATAGACCACATAAAAAGCGGAGTAGTCAGCCGCATCATGGGCTCCGTCAACGGCCCCATAGGCCAGCTCATTTCAGAAGGCGGCATGGAAGTCCCCGTCGTCCTCAGAAGCCACGGCGGCCGTCCCCGCGCGGTAATGGCGGGCGACGTCCACATAGACGTAGCATTCATAGCCGCCCCCACCGCCGATAAATACGGTAACATGTGCGGCACGCTTGGCAAATCAGCCTGCGGCTCGCTGGGATACGCCTTCACCGACGCCGACTACGCGGACAAAGTTGTCGTCATAACAGACAACCTCGTCCAATTCCCCGCAGCCCCCGTCTCCATCTCGCAGACAAAGGCAGACCTCGTAGTAGAAGTGCCCTCAATAGGCGACCCGGCTGGAATAGTCTCCGGCACCACCAAAGTGACGCGCGACCCGCTCCGCCTCCTAATCTCAAGCTACGCCTCCAAACTGATAGAGGCAAGCCCCTACTTCACAGACGGCATCTCCTTCCAGACCGGAGCCGGCGGCATCCCGCTTGCAGTCACCGCCTTCATGAAAGAGGCCATGATCAAAAAAGGCATCAAAGGAAGCTTCGGACTCGGCGGCATCACAGGCTACTTCGTAGAACTTTTAAAAGAAGGCCTCGTTGATAAACTTATGGACGTCCAGTCCTTCGACCTTGACGCCGTGCGCTCCATAGGCGAAAACCCCAACCACATAGAAATATCCGCCGACTGGTACGCCAACCCATGGAACTGCGGAGCCGCGGTCAACATGCTCGACGTAGTCATCCTGGGCGCCACAGAAGTAGACACAGACTTCAACGCAAACGTCAACACCGAAGCTGACGGCGCCCTTCTTCACGGCACAGGCGGACACCAGGATACGGCGGCGGGTGCGAAACTCACCATAATAGCCCAGCCCCTTCTCCGCGGCCGCATCCCCTGCGTCACCGACAAAGTCTACAACGTAACGACCCCTGGTGAAGTAGTAGACGCCATCGTCACCGAATACGGCGTCACTCTCAATCCCAGAAGAAAAGACCTGGCGGACGCAGTCTGCGGACTCAAAGGCCTTCCGATAGTCCCCATGGAAGAGCTTGCGGCCCGCGCCAAAAAAATGTCCGGTCCCACAGACCCGGTATCCACCACCGACAGAATAATAGGCGTAGTGGAATGGAGAGACGGAACCGTCATCGACGTAGTGAGGCAGCTGAAAAAATAG
- a CDS encoding aldolase/citrate lyase family protein, with protein sequence MRRTMLYLPGNNPNMLTRGHLFGSDGLVLDLEDAVAMVEKDTARVLVSKFLEQGEFGNCYVSVRINGIDTEYWKEDLAAIVKNKRLDGIRVPKVEDANTVKIIDEELSMLEEKNGLPVGKLSVHCLLETAHGIWNAYEIAKASPRIEAILPGGEDLRADLKTNRSDDSTELEWARRMLVFAARAAGVEPLDTVFARITDDAGLRRETEFIKQLGFSGKSIIHPNQIRIIHDIFTPTDQEIANAQKIIAAAKEAAERGQGAVTVDGKMVDIPVVKRAEYVLVRAGLTEVK encoded by the coding sequence ATGAGACGCACAATGCTCTACCTTCCCGGCAACAACCCCAACATGCTGACGCGCGGACATTTATTCGGCTCAGACGGCCTCGTACTAGACCTTGAAGACGCCGTCGCAATGGTAGAAAAAGATACAGCGCGCGTACTCGTCTCCAAATTCCTGGAACAGGGCGAATTTGGAAACTGCTACGTCTCCGTCCGCATCAACGGGATAGACACAGAATACTGGAAAGAAGACCTCGCGGCCATCGTAAAAAACAAACGCCTTGATGGGATCCGAGTTCCCAAAGTAGAAGACGCCAACACCGTAAAAATAATAGACGAAGAACTCTCAATGCTCGAAGAGAAAAACGGCCTCCCCGTAGGAAAACTCTCCGTCCACTGTCTGCTTGAGACGGCCCACGGCATCTGGAACGCCTACGAAATAGCGAAAGCCTCCCCGCGCATAGAGGCGATACTTCCCGGTGGCGAAGACCTGCGCGCCGACCTCAAAACAAACCGCTCCGACGACTCCACCGAACTCGAATGGGCAAGAAGAATGCTGGTATTCGCCGCGCGAGCTGCGGGAGTAGAGCCGCTCGACACAGTATTTGCACGCATCACCGACGACGCCGGCCTGCGCCGCGAGACCGAATTCATCAAACAACTCGGCTTCTCAGGCAAATCAATAATCCATCCCAACCAGATCAGAATAATCCACGACATCTTCACCCCCACCGACCAGGAAATAGCCAACGCCCAGAAAATAATCGCAGCCGCCAAAGAAGCGGCGGAACGCGGACAGGGCGCGGTAACGGTAGACGGTAAAATGGTAGACATCCCGGTGGTGAAAAGAGCCGAGTACGTACTCGTCCGCGCCGGACTGACGGAGGTGAAATAA
- a CDS encoding isocitrate/isopropylmalate family dehydrogenase produces the protein MAENILKVKEQKDRYKVTYMAGDDSGFDMMEGALLVLDSMNLPIDWHRADLGWCMWEKSNKKFGEGDARCNTVPPETIKSIQDTDATLMAAITSKSGVKGFKSAILQMRQLFDLYINMRPAKTLPGIGTPLAKDPKIDIVMFRENTEDLYAAVEFFPLPKEMFDLHPGMARFKEGKGDIAVSWRVFSEQGCERIIRAAFEYAKATGRKTVHCGNKANVIRQTDGMMKRKFLEIAKEYEQFGIKAFEENADATAMWLIKNPQDYSVYVASNVFGDILSDEASQLTGGLGFAPSGNIGANAAIFEPSSGSVPKYAHQYKVNPSAMILTAKMMLEYLGLDDDAKKIEKALGEVLVENKPGTLTYDVLRDFRGDPDWEKNAASTIEMAAAIAAKINPEFKGEKLEASKKKVHEMCAWDEASLIGFAD, from the coding sequence ATGGCTGAAAATATTCTCAAAGTAAAAGAACAAAAGGACCGTTACAAGGTAACATACATGGCGGGAGACGACTCCGGCTTTGACATGATGGAGGGCGCGCTTCTCGTCCTCGACTCAATGAACCTGCCCATCGACTGGCACAGAGCTGACCTCGGCTGGTGCATGTGGGAGAAGTCAAACAAGAAATTCGGCGAAGGCGACGCGCGCTGCAACACAGTTCCGCCTGAGACCATCAAGTCAATACAGGATACCGACGCCACCCTCATGGCGGCCATCACCTCAAAGTCAGGCGTAAAGGGTTTCAAGTCAGCCATCCTCCAGATGCGCCAGCTCTTCGACCTCTACATCAACATGCGCCCTGCGAAGACCCTCCCAGGAATCGGCACGCCGCTTGCGAAGGATCCGAAGATCGACATCGTCATGTTCCGTGAAAACACAGAAGACCTCTATGCGGCAGTTGAATTCTTCCCGCTTCCCAAAGAGATGTTCGACCTCCACCCCGGCATGGCCCGCTTCAAAGAAGGCAAAGGCGACATCGCAGTTTCATGGCGTGTATTCTCCGAACAGGGCTGCGAGCGCATCATCCGCGCCGCCTTTGAGTACGCCAAGGCGACCGGCCGCAAGACCGTCCACTGCGGCAACAAGGCCAACGTCATCCGCCAGACAGACGGCATGATGAAGAGAAAGTTCCTTGAGATCGCAAAGGAATACGAGCAGTTCGGCATCAAAGCGTTTGAAGAAAACGCCGACGCTACCGCCATGTGGCTCATAAAGAACCCGCAGGACTACAGCGTATACGTAGCTTCAAACGTATTCGGCGACATCCTCTCCGACGAAGCCTCACAGCTCACCGGCGGTCTGGGATTTGCTCCGTCGGGCAACATCGGCGCAAACGCGGCAATCTTTGAACCCTCAAGCGGATCCGTACCGAAGTACGCCCACCAGTACAAGGTCAACCCCAGCGCAATGATCCTCACCGCGAAGATGATGCTTGAATACCTCGGCCTCGACGACGACGCGAAGAAGATAGAAAAAGCGCTCGGCGAAGTGCTCGTTGAGAACAAGCCCGGCACACTCACCTACGACGTCCTCCGCGACTTCCGCGGCGACCCCGACTGGGAGAAGAACGCGGCCTCAACAATAGAGATGGCGGCCGCCATCGCCGCAAAGATCAATCCCGAATTCAAGGGAGAGAAGCTCGAAGCGTCAAAGAAAAAGGTGCACGAGATGTGCGCGTGGGACGAGGCGTCACTCATCGGTTTCGCCGACTAG